A region from the Cystobacter ferrugineus genome encodes:
- a CDS encoding sensor histidine kinase, producing MTVHLLQAVQLSWSPNLRVTRAGGDCESVLRRPASEMVDRPLEVVLGTTAEKARVIDALAREDRRAVEFLPGTFGSQDPVQLRLALGLDAGEASAVVVDLKALLQDAPPVQLSGLASQLSHELRNPLSSVKMAVQTLARNTGLSERDQRRLTIANREVRTLERMLWLLSEYARDSTPTLEPHAVRTLLEEAAAVVAPELAERQVEVRVTESAEVPRVRVEPGRLRPVLAQVLLNVAMGQAAGTQVPVTIHPGPPGRVRVVLEDAAGTLSEEERGSLFVPFESSLARGAGLSLAALRRVMMHQGGDVSAEAGPHGGTVFTLTFTV from the coding sequence ATGACCGTCCACCTGCTGCAAGCCGTCCAGTTGTCATGGTCTCCCAACCTGCGCGTGACCCGCGCCGGAGGGGACTGCGAGAGCGTGCTGCGCCGCCCCGCCTCGGAGATGGTGGATCGCCCCCTCGAGGTGGTGCTGGGCACCACCGCCGAGAAGGCCCGGGTGATTGACGCCCTGGCGCGCGAGGACCGCCGGGCGGTGGAGTTCCTGCCGGGCACGTTCGGCTCCCAGGATCCGGTGCAGCTCCGGCTGGCGCTCGGGCTGGACGCGGGCGAGGCCAGCGCCGTGGTGGTGGACCTGAAGGCCCTCTTGCAGGACGCCCCTCCGGTGCAGCTCTCCGGACTCGCCTCGCAGCTCAGCCACGAGCTGCGCAACCCCTTGAGCTCCGTGAAGATGGCGGTGCAGACGCTGGCGCGCAACACGGGCCTGTCCGAGCGGGATCAACGCCGGCTGACCATCGCCAACCGGGAGGTGCGCACCCTGGAGCGCATGCTGTGGCTCTTGTCCGAGTACGCCCGGGACAGCACCCCCACCCTGGAGCCGCACGCCGTGCGCACCCTGCTGGAGGAAGCCGCGGCCGTGGTGGCGCCGGAGCTGGCCGAGCGCCAGGTGGAGGTGCGCGTCACGGAGAGCGCGGAGGTGCCCCGCGTGCGGGTGGAGCCCGGAAGGCTGCGGCCCGTGCTCGCCCAGGTGCTGCTCAACGTGGCCATGGGCCAGGCGGCGGGCACCCAGGTGCCGGTCACCATCCACCCGGGGCCGCCGGGACGGGTGCGCGTGGTGCTGGAGGACGCGGCCGGCACGCTCTCCGAGGAGGAGCGCGGCTCGCTTTTCGTCCCCTTCGAGAGCAGTCTGGCGCGAGGTGCGGGCTTGTCACTCGCGGCCCTGCGCCGCGTGATGATGCACCAGGGGGGCGATGTGTCCGCCGAGGCTGGACCCCACGGGGGCACGGTCTTCACCCTTACCTTTACGGTCTGA
- a CDS encoding YfhO family protein — translation MSWRGKAARRLLPWVGLLLGMALVYRALLRGQVLAGRDAFRIFFPDSAFLLEALRAGELPLWTPYPRLGQPFAATLYSQVFYPPRLLTVLLAGPVLGFTLQHLLHVGIAAAGTWLLARHLGTSRPAAMVGAAAFALSAPFTELATQQNVASAAAWTGFLLLASRQAARAPSSRSAARVALFAGLSFLAGSPETWLWQAPLALLVALCTRRTGRVLGATGGGLAWGFALGALVALPALEFARHSTRSTGGMNGLEWSLSWPQLLSVAWPFAEHPRSRYWEGGDQFFILLLFLGTLVCALALAGLGRSWRRLPFGLGALGLTALSLGEHLPPAALLLQLPPFHLFRYPVKYFVGAAFCLAVLAAFGLDTLARRARGGRRSLPRVAGVVAALFAALLLGPPLTRLPLFRPGVEAGLPWVVLALGAGALALSLPAAGPRRAHRVRGLLAGLALLEVGAFHLMQGGTGSAPMESLSRASRLAAALPTGYAGRVSVELSGDELTDVSRAASPRTAPPEEAGGSYIALSRDALVPNRFVEERLRVLEGYGAPEPRHVESLAGAGARAAFDLLGVDYYVRRGPPPFEDLEPVLSLPGLPTLYRSGTALPRAFLVHAARVASDEEALAAFVDPAQPLRHEALLAEGEPLVGPGCEGSTARITREGRAWVEVELEACGPGYLVLSDWFYPGWEATRDGVPVPLRRADVLLRAVPVPAGAHTVRFDYRPGSFRWGALLSGLALVAWVLVPWPRKARRAAPP, via the coding sequence ATGAGCTGGCGCGGGAAGGCGGCACGGCGGCTGTTGCCCTGGGTGGGGTTGCTGCTGGGCATGGCGCTCGTGTACCGCGCCCTCTTGCGAGGACAGGTGCTCGCCGGACGGGATGCCTTCCGGATCTTCTTTCCGGACTCGGCCTTCCTCCTGGAGGCGCTGCGCGCCGGAGAGCTTCCCCTGTGGACGCCCTACCCGAGACTCGGCCAGCCCTTCGCCGCCACCCTGTACTCCCAGGTCTTCTATCCCCCCCGGCTGCTCACGGTGCTGCTCGCGGGCCCGGTGCTCGGCTTCACCCTGCAACACCTGCTGCACGTGGGGATCGCCGCGGCGGGCACCTGGCTCCTCGCGCGGCACCTGGGCACCTCGCGCCCCGCGGCGATGGTGGGCGCGGCCGCCTTCGCGCTCTCGGCGCCCTTCACCGAGCTGGCTACCCAGCAGAACGTGGCCAGCGCCGCCGCGTGGACGGGCTTCCTGCTGCTCGCCTCGCGCCAGGCCGCGCGCGCCCCCTCCTCCCGGAGCGCCGCGCGGGTGGCGCTCTTCGCCGGCCTGTCCTTCCTCGCGGGCTCGCCCGAGACCTGGCTGTGGCAGGCCCCGCTCGCCCTCCTCGTGGCGCTCTGCACCCGGCGCACGGGCCGCGTCCTCGGAGCCACGGGGGGCGGACTCGCCTGGGGGTTCGCGCTCGGCGCCCTCGTGGCCCTGCCCGCGCTGGAGTTCGCCCGGCACTCCACCCGGAGCACGGGTGGGATGAATGGACTCGAGTGGTCCCTGTCCTGGCCCCAGTTGCTGTCGGTGGCCTGGCCCTTCGCCGAGCATCCGCGCTCGCGCTACTGGGAGGGAGGCGATCAGTTCTTCATCCTCCTGCTCTTCCTGGGCACCCTCGTGTGTGCCCTGGCGCTCGCGGGACTCGGGCGCTCGTGGCGGAGGCTTCCCTTCGGGCTCGGCGCCCTGGGCCTCACGGCGCTCTCGCTCGGGGAGCACCTGCCTCCCGCCGCGCTCCTCCTCCAACTGCCGCCCTTCCACCTCTTCCGCTACCCGGTGAAGTACTTCGTCGGGGCGGCGTTCTGCCTCGCGGTGCTCGCCGCGTTCGGACTGGACACCCTCGCCCGCCGGGCGCGAGGTGGGCGCCGCTCATTGCCGCGCGTGGCCGGGGTGGTGGCCGCCCTCTTCGCGGCGCTGCTGCTCGGGCCGCCCCTGACCCGGCTTCCGCTCTTCCGCCCTGGCGTGGAAGCCGGACTGCCCTGGGTGGTACTGGCCCTGGGCGCGGGCGCCCTCGCCCTGAGCCTTCCCGCCGCGGGTCCCCGCCGGGCCCACCGGGTGCGCGGGCTGCTCGCCGGGCTCGCCCTGCTGGAAGTGGGGGCCTTCCACCTCATGCAAGGAGGCACGGGCAGCGCGCCCATGGAGTCCCTGAGCCGGGCGTCCCGGCTCGCCGCCGCCCTCCCCACCGGGTACGCGGGCCGGGTGAGCGTGGAGCTTTCCGGAGACGAGCTCACCGACGTGTCGCGCGCCGCGAGCCCCCGGACCGCGCCGCCGGAGGAGGCAGGGGGCTCCTACATCGCGCTCAGCCGGGATGCCCTGGTGCCCAACCGCTTCGTGGAGGAGCGCTTGCGCGTCCTCGAGGGGTATGGGGCTCCGGAGCCCCGGCACGTGGAGTCCCTGGCGGGCGCGGGCGCGCGGGCGGCGTTCGATCTGCTGGGCGTGGACTACTACGTGCGCCGGGGTCCGCCCCCCTTCGAGGACCTGGAACCCGTCCTCTCCCTTCCCGGACTGCCGACCCTCTACCGCTCCGGCACCGCCCTGCCGAGGGCCTTCCTGGTCCATGCCGCGCGCGTGGCCTCGGACGAGGAGGCCCTGGCCGCCTTCGTGGACCCCGCCCAACCGCTGAGGCACGAGGCACTGCTCGCCGAGGGGGAGCCCCTGGTGGGCCCGGGCTGCGAGGGCTCGACGGCGCGCATCACCCGGGAGGGACGGGCATGGGTGGAGGTGGAGCTGGAGGCGTGTGGCCCGGGCTACCTGGTGCTCAGTGACTGGTTCTACCCGGGGTGGGAGGCCACGCGGGACGGGGTTCCCGTGCCCCTGCGGCGGGCCGATGTCCTCCTGCGGGCGGTGCCGGTGCCCGCCGGAGCCCACACGGTTCGCTTCGACTACCGCCCGGGGAGCTTCCGTTGGGGCGCGCTCCTCTCGGGGCTGGCCCTGGTCGCGTGGGTGCTCGTGCCGTGGCCCCGCAAAGCGCGAAGGGCGGCCCCTCCATGA
- a CDS encoding ATP-binding protein — protein MNAPRLQPWHRLLSLRVLVPLLLLAYACAFGVTTLHRTVRHREKQVEDKSREELTLQMMSLCGTLEYLLGIRQLDAARQVVSALGVNTLLSAAVLVDEHGMVLAALQSSWIGRPVHGLWPDWTSAEATARREGLQARRKGEVWVSQDGHRVEGIYPLVLEPGGSGGSSPRMGLLYLQQDLSLLKAEQRYRAERSALRASLLQAAVAGLMGVFFHFVLGRRVQRLESAARQFAAGELHVRSGIRGMDEVGRLGQAFDEMAERISQDQEALRRSETSFRTLIERAPDAIFVHRSRRVLFANPAAAALLGHEREDTLRGIEVRELLMPGELDPLTQAPLTQAMREVHLRHRQGHAVLGEVVTFSIPFEGEPAWVSIARDATERRQVQEKLRATDRMVSLGTLAAGVAHELNNPLSYVLSNLRFALDELNERLGAGQPLTAEQAQEILQALQESLEGGERMRNIVRDLRSFSRREDERQGPVDIHAVLDSCASLARGELRHRAQLVKEYGQIPPVLGNESRLGQLFLNLLVNAAQAIPDGDAKGHSVRLTTGKAMEGWVEIAVQDTGVGIPPENLQRLFKPFFTTKPVGVGTGLGLSICHGIVTAMGGHIEVSSEVGKGTTFRVFMPTASASPASPAS, from the coding sequence ATGAATGCGCCGAGACTCCAGCCATGGCACCGGCTCCTGTCGCTCCGTGTGCTCGTCCCCCTCCTGCTGCTCGCCTACGCATGTGCCTTCGGTGTCACGACGCTGCATCGCACCGTGCGGCATCGGGAGAAGCAGGTCGAGGACAAGTCCCGCGAGGAGCTGACCCTGCAGATGATGTCCCTGTGCGGCACGCTCGAGTACCTCCTGGGCATCCGGCAGCTCGACGCGGCACGGCAGGTCGTCTCCGCGCTGGGGGTCAACACCCTGCTGAGCGCGGCGGTCCTCGTCGATGAACACGGCATGGTGCTGGCCGCCCTTCAGTCCTCGTGGATCGGCCGGCCGGTGCACGGCCTCTGGCCGGACTGGACGAGCGCGGAGGCCACCGCCCGGCGTGAAGGCCTCCAGGCGCGGCGCAAGGGCGAGGTGTGGGTGAGCCAGGATGGCCACCGGGTGGAGGGCATCTATCCCCTGGTCCTCGAGCCGGGCGGGTCGGGCGGCTCTTCCCCCCGGATGGGCCTGCTCTACCTCCAGCAGGATCTGTCGCTGCTCAAGGCCGAGCAGCGCTACCGGGCCGAGCGCTCCGCGCTGCGCGCGAGCCTGTTGCAGGCGGCGGTGGCCGGGTTGATGGGCGTGTTCTTCCACTTCGTGCTGGGGCGGCGGGTGCAGCGCCTGGAGAGCGCCGCCCGCCAGTTCGCCGCGGGAGAGCTGCACGTGCGCTCGGGGATCCGGGGCATGGACGAGGTGGGACGGCTCGGCCAGGCGTTCGACGAAATGGCCGAGCGCATCAGCCAGGATCAAGAGGCCCTGCGGCGTTCGGAGACGAGCTTCCGCACGCTCATCGAGCGCGCACCGGACGCCATCTTCGTCCACCGGTCCCGGCGTGTGCTCTTCGCCAACCCGGCGGCCGCGGCCCTGCTGGGCCATGAGCGGGAGGACACGCTGCGGGGCATCGAGGTGCGCGAGCTGCTCATGCCCGGAGAGCTGGATCCACTCACCCAGGCGCCCCTGACGCAGGCCATGCGCGAGGTGCACCTGCGCCACCGCCAGGGCCATGCGGTGCTCGGCGAGGTGGTGACCTTCTCCATCCCCTTCGAGGGCGAGCCGGCGTGGGTGTCCATCGCCCGCGACGCCACCGAGCGCCGGCAGGTGCAGGAGAAGTTGCGCGCCACGGATCGCATGGTGTCGCTCGGCACGCTCGCCGCGGGCGTGGCCCACGAGCTCAACAACCCCTTGTCCTATGTGCTGAGCAACCTGCGCTTCGCGCTGGACGAGCTGAACGAGCGGCTCGGCGCGGGCCAGCCGCTGACGGCGGAGCAGGCCCAGGAGATCCTCCAGGCGCTGCAGGAGTCGCTCGAGGGGGGCGAGCGCATGCGCAACATCGTGCGCGACCTGCGCAGCTTCTCGCGCCGGGAGGACGAGCGGCAGGGGCCGGTGGACATCCACGCGGTGCTCGACTCGTGCGCGAGCCTGGCCCGGGGCGAGCTGCGCCACCGCGCCCAACTGGTGAAGGAGTACGGGCAGATTCCTCCCGTGCTCGGCAATGAGTCCCGGCTCGGCCAGCTCTTCCTCAACCTGCTGGTCAACGCCGCCCAGGCGATTCCCGATGGAGACGCCAAGGGGCACAGCGTCCGGCTCACCACCGGCAAGGCGATGGAGGGGTGGGTGGAGATCGCGGTGCAGGACACGGGGGTGGGCATTCCCCCCGAGAACCTGCAGCGGCTGTTCAAGCCCTTCTTCACCACCAAGCCCGTGGGCGTGGGCACGGGACTGGGGCTGTCCATCTGCCATGGCATCGTCACGGCCATGGGCGGGCACATCGAGGTCTCGAGCGAGGTCGGCAAGGGCACCACGTTCCGCGTCTTCATGCCCACGGCGTCCGCCTCGCCCGCCTCGCCCGCTTCATGA
- a CDS encoding SPFH domain-containing protein, whose protein sequence is MDILQDLGSGFLLGALAWFAVRCILTGFFTVDQSERAVKVRLGRAVRLAGEPTTREGPVSEGLARTDEARYVYPQLEVIQPGGPYFKWPWEKVIKVSVATQTLSMAYDPESPGANQGGEVLEAVTKDQLNTGLTGQIRYRISEQNLYAYLFAVKNPIAHAMGYFISILRERIASFEAPPPPAPEGTLEAVEATAVSGVSINDLRKNLRALNEHMDRECRGSLSRYGLVLDASLITGIDPPAEVESALAAINTAHNHVSSDISLAQAAADQKIVQSRRAVEIETLKAQAEVEPLNALAEQLTVLKRSGPGALQAYLRNIRLGLFSKASQVVLGVKS, encoded by the coding sequence ATGGACATACTGCAAGACCTGGGCAGTGGATTCCTACTGGGCGCGCTGGCCTGGTTCGCGGTGCGCTGCATCCTCACGGGCTTCTTCACCGTGGATCAGAGCGAGCGCGCGGTGAAGGTGCGCCTGGGCCGCGCGGTGCGGCTGGCGGGAGAGCCCACGACGCGCGAGGGGCCGGTCAGCGAGGGCCTGGCTCGCACCGACGAGGCGCGCTACGTCTACCCTCAACTGGAGGTCATCCAGCCCGGGGGGCCGTACTTCAAGTGGCCTTGGGAGAAGGTGATCAAGGTCTCGGTGGCCACGCAGACGCTCAGCATGGCCTACGATCCGGAGTCGCCGGGCGCCAACCAGGGCGGCGAGGTGCTCGAGGCGGTGACCAAGGATCAGCTCAACACCGGGCTCACCGGGCAGATCCGCTACCGCATCTCCGAGCAGAACCTCTATGCCTACCTGTTCGCGGTGAAGAACCCCATCGCGCACGCCATGGGCTACTTCATCTCCATCCTGCGCGAGCGCATCGCCAGCTTCGAGGCGCCGCCCCCGCCCGCCCCCGAGGGCACGCTGGAGGCCGTCGAGGCCACGGCCGTCTCCGGCGTCTCCATCAATGACTTGCGCAAGAACCTGCGCGCCCTGAACGAGCACATGGACCGGGAATGCCGGGGCAGCCTGTCGCGCTACGGCCTCGTCCTGGATGCCTCGCTCATCACCGGCATCGATCCGCCCGCGGAGGTGGAGTCGGCGCTCGCGGCGATCAACACCGCGCACAACCACGTCTCCTCCGACATCAGCCTCGCGCAGGCGGCGGCGGATCAGAAGATCGTCCAGTCGCGCCGGGCCGTGGAGATCGAGACCCTCAAGGCCCAGGCGGAGGTGGAGCCCCTGAACGCCCTGGCCGAGCAGCTCACCGTGCTCAAGCGCAGCGGGCCGGGTGCGCTCCAGGCCTACCTGCGCAACATCCGCCTCGGCCTCTTCTCCAAGGCGAGCCAGGTGGTGCTGGGGGTGAAGTCATGA
- a CDS encoding SPFH domain-containing protein, translating into MSLLIGMIAGFIAMGVGVPLVLALCRMFGLYAIVEERTCRVYVFLGKVLGVLDEPGLHFLWARLGWKALLVNWFGRCHVIDLRLDQQYLRSQAVNSEEGAPMGIGIWYEMYISDPLKYLFENADPRGSLAANVSNAAVRCLSNMKLADMLENRHGMSRTVRAEVSPMSHAYGYQLGSVYIRKVHFRDEGMIRQIEEKVVNRLRQVTSAIRQDGANQVSILTSSADRQAAIAFAKAAALRPQIVGEALRRISQDPEVATAMFEILEVQRLQDGSAKVTLVPESQKNDLLTQMLAASPVPTR; encoded by the coding sequence ATGAGCCTGCTCATCGGGATGATCGCCGGCTTCATCGCCATGGGCGTGGGCGTGCCCCTGGTGCTGGCCCTGTGCCGGATGTTCGGCCTCTACGCCATCGTGGAGGAGCGCACCTGCCGCGTCTATGTGTTCCTCGGCAAGGTGCTGGGCGTGCTGGACGAGCCCGGCCTGCACTTCCTATGGGCCCGGCTCGGGTGGAAGGCACTCCTGGTCAACTGGTTCGGGCGCTGCCATGTGATCGATCTGCGGCTGGATCAGCAGTACCTGCGCAGCCAGGCCGTCAACTCCGAGGAGGGCGCGCCCATGGGGATTGGCATCTGGTACGAGATGTACATCTCGGATCCCCTCAAGTACCTCTTCGAGAACGCGGATCCGCGCGGCTCGCTGGCGGCCAACGTGAGCAACGCCGCGGTGCGCTGCCTGTCCAACATGAAGCTGGCGGACATGCTGGAGAACCGCCACGGCATGAGCCGCACGGTGCGCGCCGAGGTCTCCCCCATGTCGCACGCCTATGGCTACCAGCTCGGCTCGGTCTACATCCGCAAGGTGCACTTCCGCGACGAGGGGATGATCCGGCAGATCGAGGAGAAGGTGGTCAACCGCCTGCGGCAGGTGACGTCCGCCATCCGCCAGGACGGCGCCAACCAGGTGAGCATCCTCACCAGCTCCGCGGACCGTCAGGCCGCCATCGCCTTCGCCAAGGCGGCCGCCTTGCGCCCGCAGATCGTGGGCGAGGCCCTGCGCCGCATCTCCCAGGATCCCGAGGTGGCCACGGCCATGTTCGAGATCCTCGAGGTGCAGCGGCTCCAGGACGGCTCGGCGAAGGTGACCCTGGTGCCCGAGTCGCAGAAGAACGATCTGCTCACGCAGATGCTGGCCGCCTCCCCGGTCCCCACCCGGTGA
- a CDS encoding MGMT family protein, with amino-acid sequence MSTTVTITMQERRYFERIHQVVEQVPRGQVSTYGDIALIVGGGCDARIVGLAMGDLGPRSAQIPWQRIINRSGGISTLEAVGQRERLKAEGVEFDEKGRVLLERFRWAGPTPEWAAQHGFTPLPARSASKDEEDKSQLRLF; translated from the coding sequence ATGTCCACGACCGTGACCATCACGATGCAGGAGCGCCGGTACTTCGAGCGCATCCACCAGGTTGTCGAGCAGGTTCCACGAGGGCAGGTGTCCACCTACGGGGACATCGCGCTCATCGTGGGGGGAGGGTGCGATGCCCGCATCGTCGGGCTCGCCATGGGGGACCTGGGGCCGCGCTCCGCCCAGATCCCCTGGCAGCGCATCATCAACCGCTCGGGAGGCATCTCCACCCTGGAGGCGGTGGGACAGCGCGAGCGGCTGAAGGCCGAGGGGGTGGAGTTCGACGAGAAGGGCCGGGTGCTGCTGGAGCGTTTCCGCTGGGCCGGACCCACTCCGGAATGGGCCGCCCAGCACGGTTTCACCCCGCTGCCCGCACGCTCTGCGTCCAAGGACGAGGAGGACAAGTCTCAACTGCGGCTGTTCTAA
- a CDS encoding amidohydrolase family protein, whose product MEGRLVLKNCSIFRADGRGRAGMAVVIEGGLIRQVGPDEEIPVLPGDWEVACRGRLVMPGLVDCHSHLVGDLVMPPSSELLLHPPHIRMEHERLLSSFLTAADVEVLSRYAMARALRSGVTLAVDHLSCPKDVMGGLEAMARSAQQLGMRLVASHCTHGLDGDAQAVAQARANAEFVRNQGSHPLVRGALGFHSSWTSGDALLGELRRSREVSGSPVIFHLSEGDHDLAITWAKHSQRVVPRLESFGLLGPLSVAAYARSVDDAESIRLAESGTCVALGPGAALLVEPGGRTLETLYGRQNLLGLGSAGHGHLWDALFVALGTSLSAARGSRLVDPDGVLVQLFADGPAELCSRLFGMPSGSVEEGRLADLVVFDCVPALDPDSGQTPHMIGQLLRSRVAWTVVDGRVTVREGQVLGVDEVALAHEASLILSRLWAQARLPEPSPPSPPPVRRA is encoded by the coding sequence ATGGAAGGCCGTCTGGTCCTCAAGAATTGCTCCATCTTCCGCGCGGACGGTCGAGGCCGCGCGGGCATGGCCGTCGTCATCGAAGGGGGTCTCATCCGCCAGGTTGGCCCCGATGAGGAGATCCCCGTCCTGCCGGGAGACTGGGAGGTGGCGTGCCGGGGCCGGCTGGTGATGCCGGGCCTGGTGGACTGTCACTCCCATCTGGTGGGGGACCTGGTCATGCCCCCCTCCAGCGAGCTGCTGCTGCATCCACCCCACATCCGCATGGAGCACGAGCGTCTGCTGTCCTCGTTCCTCACCGCCGCGGACGTGGAGGTGCTGTCCCGGTACGCCATGGCGCGCGCCCTGCGCTCGGGCGTCACCCTGGCGGTGGATCACCTGTCCTGTCCGAAGGACGTGATGGGGGGGCTGGAGGCCATGGCCCGCTCGGCACAGCAGCTCGGCATGCGGCTGGTGGCCAGCCACTGCACCCATGGTCTCGACGGGGATGCCCAGGCGGTGGCCCAGGCGCGCGCCAACGCGGAGTTCGTGCGCAACCAGGGCTCGCATCCCCTGGTGCGCGGCGCGCTCGGCTTCCACTCCTCGTGGACGAGCGGGGACGCGCTGCTCGGGGAGCTGCGCCGCTCGCGTGAGGTCTCGGGCTCGCCCGTCATCTTCCACCTCTCCGAGGGGGACCATGACCTGGCCATCACCTGGGCGAAGCACAGCCAGCGCGTGGTGCCCCGGTTGGAGTCCTTCGGGCTGCTCGGACCGTTGTCGGTGGCCGCGTACGCGCGCTCGGTGGACGACGCCGAGTCCATCCGCCTGGCCGAGTCCGGCACCTGCGTGGCGCTCGGCCCCGGGGCGGCCCTGCTCGTCGAGCCGGGTGGGCGCACGCTGGAGACGCTGTACGGCCGCCAGAACCTGCTGGGGCTGGGCAGCGCCGGCCACGGCCACCTCTGGGACGCGTTGTTCGTCGCGCTGGGCACCTCCCTGAGTGCCGCGCGCGGCTCGCGCCTGGTGGATCCGGACGGGGTGCTGGTGCAGCTCTTCGCGGACGGCCCCGCCGAGCTGTGCTCGCGCCTGTTCGGCATGCCCTCCGGCTCGGTGGAGGAGGGGCGGCTGGCGGACCTGGTGGTGTTCGACTGCGTGCCGGCGTTGGATCCGGACAGCGGCCAGACGCCGCACATGATCGGCCAGCTCCTGCGCTCCCGGGTGGCGTGGACGGTGGTGGATGGCCGGGTCACCGTGCGCGAGGGACAGGTGCTCGGCGTGGACGAGGTGGCCCTGGCGCACGAGGCCTCCCTCATCCTATCCCGGCTGTGGGCCCAGGCCCGGCTGCCGGAACCCTCTCCTCCGTCCCCGCCGCCGGTGCGCCGGGCATGA
- a CDS encoding class I SAM-dependent rRNA methyltransferase: protein MSPRAASRVELLRRAHERRAPLREQPGTTAYRLVNGAADGVPDVTVDVFESLHVVSLYRDLSPAEEEALLGDLDAAWAPPCVYLKRRPREARHLANVARDQLAPEQAVRGASVESVVAWENGCRFLIRPGKGLSVGLYLDMRDTRAWVAREAREHTVLNLFSYTCAFGVAATAGGARRVLNIDASRRVLEWGEENARLNGQPVDRYDYVAGDVFEWLERLARKGEVFELVVVDPPSFATTRTSRFSAAKDYASLASLAARVVAPGGRLVACCNLATLAPRRFETMVAEGVARAGRRAGEGVSLGPSPVDFPASAEHPAALKVRVLELA from the coding sequence ATGAGCCCTCGGGCCGCTTCCCGGGTGGAGTTGTTGCGCCGCGCTCACGAACGGCGCGCTCCGCTGCGGGAGCAGCCGGGCACCACGGCCTACCGGCTCGTGAACGGCGCGGCCGATGGGGTGCCCGACGTGACGGTGGATGTCTTCGAGTCGCTCCACGTGGTGAGCCTCTACCGGGACTTGTCTCCGGCGGAGGAGGAGGCGTTGCTCGGGGACCTGGACGCCGCGTGGGCTCCGCCGTGCGTCTACCTCAAGCGCCGGCCTCGCGAGGCGCGCCACCTGGCGAACGTGGCCCGGGATCAGCTCGCGCCCGAGCAGGCCGTGCGGGGGGCCTCGGTGGAGTCGGTGGTGGCGTGGGAGAACGGGTGCCGCTTCCTCATCCGCCCGGGGAAGGGCCTGTCGGTGGGGCTCTACCTGGACATGCGCGACACCCGGGCGTGGGTGGCCCGGGAGGCGCGCGAGCACACCGTGCTCAACCTCTTCTCCTATACGTGTGCCTTTGGCGTGGCGGCGACGGCGGGCGGGGCGCGGCGGGTGCTCAACATCGACGCGAGCCGGCGGGTGTTGGAGTGGGGTGAGGAGAACGCACGCCTCAATGGCCAGCCGGTGGACCGGTACGACTACGTGGCGGGGGATGTCTTCGAGTGGCTGGAGCGCCTGGCGCGCAAGGGGGAGGTGTTCGAGCTGGTGGTGGTGGACCCGCCCTCTTTCGCCACCACGCGCACCAGCCGCTTCTCCGCCGCGAAGGACTACGCCTCGCTGGCCAGCCTGGCCGCGCGGGTGGTGGCCCCGGGAGGACGGCTCGTGGCGTGCTGCAACCTCGCCACGCTGGCGCCCCGCCGCTTCGAGACGATGGTGGCCGAGGGGGTGGCCCGGGCGGGCCGGCGCGCGGGGGAAGGCGTGAGCCTGGGCCCCTCGCCCGTGGACTTTCCGGCCTCCGCCGAGCACCCGGCGGCGCTCAAGGTGCGGGTGCTCGAGCTGGCGTGA